In Botrytis cinerea B05.10 chromosome 6, complete sequence, the following proteins share a genomic window:
- the Bctpp2 gene encoding Bctpp2 codes for MMYPKTAICAGLLSQALPAYGAVMEKLAAAPSGWTAASETDSSAAITLTVGLAMQNLDQLEAKLLAVSTPGNAEYGNHLDIDEANALFAPSADASSAVTSWLTSAGAQNIVSDGSTISFATTIEKANSMLNAKFKSYTSNGVTKVRTTQYSVPDDVAEHIELISPTTYFGKTVANAPTKIAKRDTSATKVTVDAACSTSITPKCIKELYNIGDYTPSVSSGSRIGFGSFLNQSALYTDLFQYESYFGIPEQNFTVTLINGATNDQNEATAQIGEANLDVQNIIGVAHPLPVQEFITGGSPPFIPNVDLPTEADNSNEPYLPYYEYLLSQPNSALPQVISNSYGDDEDTVPYAYAVRVCNLIGIMGLRGISVLESSGDTGVGAGCVANDGLNTPYFQPQFPGTCPYITSVGGTQAVAPEVAWDDGSGGFSNYFPTAWYQVAAVDEYLNKHISPSTKEYYESYTNFSGRGFPDISAHSLTPDYQVVYFGELSPSGGTSAAAPVIAGILGLLNDARFKAGKPALGFINPLLYLLGQGALNDITGGASVGCNGVNGQTGAKVPGGAVIPYASWNATKGWDPVTGLGTPNFEKLKALVLSY; via the exons ATGATGTATCCCAAAACCGCCATTTGTGCGGGTCTGCTTTCCCAAGCTCTCCCAGCATATGGTGCCGTCATGGAGAAATTGGCTGCAGCACCTAGCGGATGGACTGCTGCTTCGGAAACAGATTCGAGTGCGGCCATCACCCTCACAGTTGGTCTCGCTATGCAAAATCTGGATCAATTGGAGGCCAAACTTCTTGCCGTTTCAACACCAGGAAATGCAGAGTACGGAAACCATCTCGACATTGATGAGGCTAATGCTTTGTTCGCCCCTTCTGCGGATGCAAGTAGCGCTGTTACTTCATGGTTGACAAGTGCCGGTGCTCAAAACATTGTGAGCGATGGATCGACCATCTCCTTTGCCACCACCATTGAGAAGGCCAATTCGATGCTTAACgcaaaattcaaaagctaTACAAGCAATGGCGTAACAAAAGTCCGAACTACTCAATACTCCGTCCCAGATGATGTTGCTGAACATATCGAGCTCATCTCTCCAACAACTTACTTCGGAAAGACAGTCGCAAACGCACCAACTAAGATTGCAAAGAGAGATACTTCAGCTACGAAAGTAACTGTTGATGCTGCTTGCTCAACATCCATTACTCCTAAATGTATCAAGGAATTATACAACATCGGAGATTACACCCCTTCAGTTTCATCCGGAAGCAGAATCGGATTCGGTAGTTTCCTCAACCAATCAGCTCTCTATACTGATCTTTTCCAATATGAGAGTTACTTTGGTATCCCAGAACAAAACTTCACAGTTACCCTGATCAATGGAGCTACTAATGATCAAAATGAAGCTACTGCTCAAATTGGCGAGGCAAATCTTGATGTTCAAAACATCATTGGTGTTGCTCATCCTTTACCTGTTCAAGAATTCATCACTGGTGGTTCGCCACCATTTATCCCTAACGTTGATTTACCAACTGAGGCCGATAACTCCAATGAGCCATATTTGCCATATTATGAGTACTTGTTGTCTCAACCAAACTCCGCCTTACCACAAGTCATCTCGAACTCTtatggtgatgatgaagat ACAGTTCCATATGCCTATGCTGTACGAGTTTGCAACCTGATCGGTATCATGGGACTTCGTGGTATCTCAGTCCTTGAATCCTCAGGAGACACTGGAGTAGGAGCTGGTTGCGTCGCAAACGATGGTCTCAACACCCCATACTTCCAACCTCAATTCCCTGGTACATGTCCATACATTACATCTGTTGGAGGTACTCAAGCCGTTGCTCCCGAAGTCGCTTGGGATGATGGTTCAGGAGGTTTCTCAAACTACTTCCCTACTGCTTGGTACCAAGTAGCTGCTGTGGATGAATACTTGAACAAGCATATCAGTCCAAGCACCAAGGAATACTATGAGAGCTACACAAACTTTTCAGGAAGAGGTTTCCCAGATATTTCGGCTCATAGTTTGACACCTGA TTACCAAGTAGTCTACTTCGGTGAACTTTCCCCATCAGGTGGAACGTCCGCCGCCGCTCCCGTAATTGCAGGTATTCTCGGTCTTCTCAACGATGCACGATTCAAAGCAGGAAAGCCAGCACTAGGATTCATTAACCCCCTCCTTTATCTTCTTGGCCAAGGAGCTCTTAATGATATCACCGGAGGAGCAAGCGTAGGATGCAATGGTGTCAATGGACAGACTGGCGCGAAAGTACCTGGAGGAGCAGTCATTCCATACGCAAGTTGGAATGCGACAAAAGGATGGGATCCAGTCACAGGATTGGGAACACCAAACTTTGAGAAGTTGAAGGCACTCGTTTTGAGTTACTAG